One region of Cloacibacillus sp. An23 genomic DNA includes:
- the panC gene encoding pantoate--beta-alanine ligase, protein MIIAETIAEVRAVVREWKRQGLTVGLVPTMGYLHEGHASLVRESVRRCDRTVASVFVNPTQFGPNEDLATYPRDFERDREILEREGCDMVFHPSVGEMYPEGFATYVEIQSDMPKQLCGKSRPIHFRGVCTVVCKLFNIAEPDMAFFGEKDAQQLAIVKRMARDLSMAVEVIGCPIVREEDGLAKSSRNAYLDGEERGAALVLSKAVALGKKMTEEGERDAAKVTAAMRALIEAEPLARVDYVSAVDGETMAPSEKIKDGTLVALAVYIGKTRLIDNFTFRDRA, encoded by the coding sequence ATGATAATAGCCGAAACGATAGCCGAAGTCCGCGCCGTCGTGCGCGAATGGAAAAGACAGGGGCTGACGGTCGGACTCGTCCCGACGATGGGCTACCTGCACGAAGGGCACGCGAGCCTCGTGCGCGAATCCGTCCGCCGCTGCGACAGGACGGTCGCCTCCGTCTTCGTCAACCCCACCCAGTTCGGTCCCAACGAGGACCTCGCGACATACCCGCGCGATTTCGAGCGCGACCGTGAGATACTCGAGCGCGAGGGCTGCGACATGGTGTTCCATCCGAGCGTTGGGGAAATGTATCCCGAAGGCTTCGCCACCTATGTCGAGATACAGTCCGACATGCCGAAGCAGCTCTGCGGCAAAAGCCGCCCGATACACTTCCGCGGCGTCTGCACGGTCGTCTGCAAGCTTTTCAACATCGCCGAGCCGGACATGGCGTTCTTCGGCGAGAAGGACGCGCAGCAGCTCGCGATAGTCAAGCGCATGGCGCGCGACCTCTCGATGGCTGTCGAGGTGATAGGCTGCCCGATAGTGCGCGAGGAAGACGGCCTCGCGAAATCATCGCGCAACGCCTACCTTGACGGGGAAGAGCGCGGCGCGGCGCTTGTGCTTTCGAAGGCCGTCGCGCTCGGCAAAAAAATGACGGAGGAGGGCGAGCGCGACGCTGCGAAGGTCACTGCTGCGATGCGCGCGCTCATAGAGGCTGAGCCGCTCGCGCGCGTCGACTACGTCTCCGCCGTGGACGGAGAAACGATGGCCCCGTCGGAAAAGATCAAAGACGGCACCCTCGTGGCCCTCGCCGTCTACATCGGCAAAACGCGCCTCATCGACAACTTCACATTCAGAGACCGCGCCTGA
- the panB gene encoding 3-methyl-2-oxobutanoate hydroxymethyltransferase, which produces MKNTVAEFIKMKGEGRRIAELTCYDYTTAKLVERAGVNAILVGDSLGMTMLGYSDTLPVTLDDMIRYSAAVARACSETMVIMDMPFMSYQTSVYDAVANAGRMMKEGRGQAVKLEGGAAVTEQICAITDAGIPVQAHIGMTPQSVNVFGGFKVQGKGEAAARRLLEDALAVQEAGAFSVVLECVPPKLAALISKKLAIPTIGIGAGAGCDGQVLVYQDMLGMNTDFTPKFVKKYAAVGETMTAAFRAYVEDVQSGAFPAPEHSFAKSDCSDEYLAALDAEF; this is translated from the coding sequence ATGAAAAACACAGTCGCGGAATTTATCAAAATGAAGGGCGAGGGCCGCCGTATAGCAGAGCTCACCTGCTACGACTACACGACGGCGAAGCTCGTCGAGCGCGCGGGAGTCAACGCCATACTTGTAGGCGACTCGCTTGGCATGACGATGCTCGGTTACTCCGACACGCTGCCGGTCACGCTCGACGACATGATAAGATACAGCGCCGCCGTCGCGCGCGCCTGCTCCGAAACGATGGTGATAATGGACATGCCGTTCATGTCCTACCAGACGTCGGTCTACGACGCCGTGGCGAACGCAGGGCGGATGATGAAGGAGGGGCGCGGGCAGGCCGTCAAGCTTGAGGGCGGCGCGGCTGTGACGGAGCAGATATGCGCGATAACCGACGCCGGCATCCCGGTGCAGGCGCACATCGGCATGACTCCGCAGAGCGTCAACGTATTCGGCGGATTCAAAGTGCAGGGCAAAGGCGAAGCCGCGGCGCGCCGTCTGCTCGAGGATGCGCTCGCAGTGCAGGAGGCCGGGGCTTTTTCCGTAGTCCTCGAGTGCGTGCCGCCCAAGCTCGCCGCGCTCATATCGAAAAAGCTCGCGATACCGACGATAGGCATAGGCGCCGGCGCGGGCTGCGACGGGCAGGTGCTCGTCTATCAGGACATGCTCGGCATGAACACCGACTTCACGCCGAAGTTCGTCAAGAAATACGCCGCCGTGGGCGAAACGATGACGGCGGCCTTCCGCGCCTACGTCGAAGACGTGCAGAGCGGAGCCTTCCCGGCGCCGGAGCACAGCTTCGCCAAATCCGACTGCTCCGACGAATACCTCGCGGCACTCGATGCGGAATTTTAG